Proteins encoded in a region of the Sugiyamaella lignohabitans strain CBS 10342 chromosome B, complete sequence genome:
- the FRE1 gene encoding Fre1p (Ferric reductase and cupric reductase; reduces siderophore-bound iron and oxidized copper prior to uptake by transporters; expression induced by low copper and iron levels; GO_component: GO:0016021 - integral component of membrane [Evidence IEA]; GO_component: GO:0016021 - integral component of membrane [Evidence ISM] [PMID 12192589]; GO_component: GO:0016020 - membrane [Evidence IEA]; GO_component: GO:0005886 - plasma membrane [Evidence IEA,IEA]; GO_component: GO:0005886 - plasma membrane [Evidence IDA] [PMID 17507646]; GO_component: GO:0005886 - plasma membrane [Evidence IDA] [PMID 8164662]; GO_function: GO:0052851 - ferric-chelate reductase (NADPH) activity [Evidence IEA]; GO_function: GO:0000293 - ferric-chelate reductase activity [Evidence IDA] [PMID 8164662]; GO_function: GO:0046872 - metal ion binding [Evidence IEA]; GO_function: GO:0016491 - oxidoreductase activity [Evidence IEA,IEA]; GO_process: GO:0015677 - copper ion import [Evidence IDA] [PMID 7814363]; GO_process: GO:0006825 - copper ion transport [Evidence IEA]; GO_process: GO:0006811 - ion transport [Evidence IEA]; GO_process: GO:0055072 - iron ion homeostasis [Evidence IEA]; GO_process: GO:0006826 - iron ion transport [Evidence IDA] [PMID 8164662]; GO_process: GO:0055114 - oxidation-reduction process [Evidence IEA,IEA]): MGFHLKVVGDIDFLYASTAFWASNYISRWVLILASGVESRGIAKLHPGGVIELTTSHTGIWSFTPGTYVYLHIAKWSKGWRLKPFYITEAPEQFDAGKIKAIASVEGFITDSACNYLRRHPHAYAQVKVVLEGPYGMHWPLYQYDTNVIICGGLGVSAGYGYAMSLRHSRASKVIFVWLISDEWPLNWFNEQLALLADSPNCEVHIYVNDFYDGLSTRNSHEKTITGSIASLYPTFQSVPLQLSYERPNLRWVVFQNTMKSEANVAFLTCAPESVCRDVRSAIGDNIDNYRSVIDYYEEDFDLH, translated from the coding sequence ATGGGATTCCATCTGAAGGTTGTtggtgatattgatttcttGTATGCCTCAACGGCCTTTTGGGCCTCGAATTACATTAGTCGATGGGTGTTGATTCTGGCTTCTGGCGTTGAGTCCCGCGGAATTGCTAAATTACACCCTGGTGGAGTAATTGAATTAACGACATCACATACTGGTATCTGGTCATTCACTCCTGGAACGTACGTTTACCTACACATAGCGAAATGGAGTAAGGGATGGCGACTAAAACCCTTTTATATTACCGAAGCCCCTGAGCAATTTGATGCTGGGAAAATCAAGGCAATTGCATCAGTTGAAGGTTTTATTACCGACTCAGCATGTAACTATCTTAGAAGACACCCTCATGCGTATGCCCAAGTAAAAGTTGTTTTAGAGGGTCCATATGGCATGCACTGGCCCTTGTATCAATACGATACTAATGTCATCATATGCGGTGGCCTAGGCGTATCAGCAGGTTATGGCTATGCTATGAGTTTAAGACATTCAAGAGCTTCCAAAGTAATATTTGTATGGTTGATCTCGGATGAGTGGCCCCTGAACTGGTTTAATGAGCAACTGGCATTACTGGCAGATAGTCCCAACTGTGAGGTTCACATATATGTGAATGATTTTTATGATGGACTGAGCACCCGCAATAGTCACGAAAAGACAATTACAGGATCTATTGCTTCCTTGTACCCTACATTCCAGTCTGTGCCATTACAGCTATCATATGAAAGACCGAATTTGCGCTGGGTTGTATTTCAAAATACTATGAAATCAGAAGCAAATGTGGCTTTCCTTACATGTGCACCAGAGTCAGTTTGTAGAGACGTGAGGTCAGCAATAGGAGACAACATTGACAATTACAGATCCGTCATAGATtattatgaagaagacttTGATTTGCATTAG